From the genome of Penaeus chinensis breed Huanghai No. 1 chromosome 13, ASM1920278v2, whole genome shotgun sequence:
CTTCAACCTCTCCAGACTAAGAGCAAAGACCAAAGTCCAGCTGAAATGCCTGCGTGACTTCCTCGTTGCAGATGATGCAGCAGTCACTGCCCACTCAGCTGAAGACCTCCAGCAGCTCATGACCCGTTTCAGCAGGGCCTGCCAAGACTTCGGACTCACCATCaatctgaaaaaaaacacaagtcaTGGGACAGGATGTGGTCTCACCATCCAGCATCGTGATCTGTGATCACGAACTAGAGGTTGTCCATGACTTCGTGTACCTGGGTTCTACAATCTCAGACTCCCTCTCACTTGACACAGAGCTCAGCAAGCGCATTGGAAAGGCAGCTACCACTATGGCCAGGCTGACAAAGAGAGTATGGTCCAACGGCAAGATGACTGAACTCACCAAGATTCATGTCTACAAAGCCTGTGTTGTCAGCACTCTCCTGTACGGCAGTGAGTCCTGGACCCTGCGGGCCCACCAAGAACAAAATCTCAACACGTTCCACATGTGCTGTCTACGTCGCATCCTGAACATCACGTTGATGGACAAGGTGACCAACAACGTAGTCCTGGATAAGGCCGGACTCCCCAGAAGGTTCACCCTCATGAAACAGAGGCGCATGCGCTGGCTCGGCCACGTAGTGAGAATGGATGATGGCAGGATACCAAAGGACCTCCTCTATAGAGAAATCATACAAAGAAAACGGCCCAGAGGCAGACCCCAGCTACACTACAAAGACGTCTGCAAGCGTGATTTGAAGGCTCTGAACTTGGTTGCGAACTGGGAAACGGTCGCCCTGGACAGATCAGCATCGAGGCAAAGTATACAGAAGGGCCTGTCAGGTTTTGAAAAATCGCTTACCCAGCAGTCTTAGGCAAAGAGAAGCAAGCGGAAAGCTCATAGTAAGACGGACAGACCACCATCAGTCTTCAGCTGTGCTCAGTGTGGAAAGGACTGCCACTCCCGCATTGGCCTGCTCAGCCATTCCCGACGCTGTACCAGAAACACCGACCAGCGCGCAAATCCATAGTCTCTCTAGACTGACGGATGCCTACTATTTAAATTTAAGATTAATatgttaatagttataatattttgaaacacaatatttttttgttttttgtgaagaTATTTCTACTCTACCTTTTAAAATTTTTCACTTGAACGcggttattttatataaaaaatattaaaaaatatatatatttaaatttttaattttaatttttaaaaaaattaaattatttttatattaatattattatattaaaaattaaattatcataaaaaattattatatatcgtaaaaatttaaaaatataaaaaaaaaaaacatactacaaAATTCTAACTATTTAATTAACTTTATAAATTTtagaaattttttaaaattattttaaaaccttgatttacaaaaaaaaaaaataaggaagaatcgTTTTTTTGAAAATCCCACCCCGTGCCTGATTCAAACggggggaaaaacaaaacaagggaaaCATAACTCCTGGCgcgtattataataatttattattatatattttaaatattttttatatatatatttatatattatatataatattaatatatatattatatatattatattttttaatatatattatttattttaaatatacaaaaaacatatatataaaaattttaaataataataaacaaatttttatttttttatttaatttttttaaatatatcaaaaaatttttattaatgcccccccccccttttttttttttttttttttttaaatttttttttttttttttttggggttttttttttaatttgttggtGTATTTGCGGGGGAAATTGGGGGATTTGATGGGGGTTGGTTTGGTTGGggtattgagtttttttttgggtggtggGGTGGTCGTGGTTAAAAGTGTGGGgtttgggtgtgggggggttgggaggggggttgAATTGTGTGGGGGGTTTGTTGTGAAAAAGGTAAgtgtgggggggtttggggtttgTGCGTAGCCCGCCTTTTGATTGGGACCCAAAATATTTGTTGCTGGGGGGGACCCTTGCCGGGTAAGTGGCGGGGTTTTTCTTCTAAAGGGGTATTTTTATCCTTCCCccctaaaaataaaaaggaaacccAGCCCGTGATTTTCTCCAAACCCCAAAAAATTTTTGCGCAGGGTCGATTTACCCCGAAAATTTTTGTAAAAATTTTGTGAATCTAAATTTTGTGTGTTCATGGTTATCAATGTGATCTTTGATTGCCCTTTGGGAATCTgtgttttttaaaataaaatttgatGTGAAAAGGTATAAAATAATGTATTCTTTATGGATTTTATTGAACTTGATTAACAAGAACGAGAAAGTCCGTATGGGGGGCCCCCTCCTGGGTTTTAGGGAAAAAAGGTACGTTTTTGGGAATTTTATTtaagaaatatttataaattttttttttttttttaaatttttattataaaataaaaataattaaaaaaaattaaaaatataaaaaattttttaataattttaatttaatatttttttttattatatatttttttttaatatattatattttatatttatatagattaattttttatcttctcctctcttctctcttctcttttctctctctctcttctctcctctctctcttcttttatatatataatttatatatatatatatatatattttattattgtgtggtgtgtgtgtgttgtgtcggtgtgttgttgtgtatattgttattattattataatatataaaatatatataatttattttttaatatttaaatttgggttgtgtgtgtgtgcgtacatgcacgcacattaATTGATTGGGAAACTAATTGATTATCGTTGCATGTGGAATATCATCCTCATTGACCATTATTAGGAATAATGATAGGACAAGGTGAAGTTCTGTCTCATTAGATATTTAGTTATTTGCACGATTCTCCTATAGAAGAGGTCAAAGAAGGAGATCTTTCTCACCCAGGCCTCGTGAAATTCCTGGCAAATCATCGAATTTTTTGCGCAGGTCGATTGTGACGGACGTCAAAAGTTTGATGTGATATCATTTGATGTGATATCATTGGTTCAACTAGGTAGTGAACTGTTGCTACCGAAATGAGGTCATTTAGAGAATTAAGTGTATTCGTTTTGGGAATTgggattgatgaatatatatatatattatatatatatatatatatatatatatatatatatatatattatatatatatatatatatatatatatatatatatatatatatataatcattctcGATGATAGAACCGTTAAAGGTGTCATAAATAGATGGCAAACTCTATCACTCCTCTTGTCACCGTTCATGTTATTAATGTGGCTGTATCATGATTTCGGGGTTacattatgaatgttatcatttGTTTGCTTATAATGTTTCTTCGTAGccaacctttttctttttctaacctATTTTGCTGATAATTTCGTTGCATCTTTTTACTTtcttgggtgtgtgagtgtgagtgtgtgtgtatgtgagtgtgtgtgtgtgtgtgtgtgtgtgtgtgtgtgtgtgagtgtgtgtgtgtgtatgtgagtgtgtgtgtgtatgtgtgtgtgtgtgtgtgtgagtgtgtgcgtgtgtgtatgtgtgtgtgtgtgtgtgagtgtatgtgtgtgtgtgtatgtgtgtgtgcgtattatatatatgtattatacatgtatctatgaacatatttatatgtatatatatatatatatatatatatgtatatacatatatttatataaatgcacatatgaatgtagatatatattggtACTGACAATTTTTTTGGAATACTTAATAGCTGAGGAGGCATTATGCTTTCCTACCTCCACGCTTTAAATGCAAATTCcctgagaaagaagaaatatatgtgcTCGGCTGTTTTACGGAAATGCAGCCTGGTTAGCTTAAGGAAAACGAATCCTTTTctgaatctgtttttttttttttttttttttttttttttttttaatcaagaaaaggaaatatttgcATGTCTCTACCTTACGTGCGCGACGACCGCCATTTTTATGGCTGTATCATCTTACGGAACTCAAAGCCAGTGACAAGACGCATTTAGTCAAAAGAAACGTATTCCGACCCgcaagaaaggagatgagaataTTTGTAGCGTAAAATTTCAACGAAACCTCTAAGTTTTGTCGTCATACATTTCATCTGCCCGAAAAGACAACCGTTGGACATATCGTGGCAAGTTCCAATGTCTAAACCTTCCAGCGGGTCGATCGCAAGcaagctcttttctctctcctgaaaAGATAGTTACGCGCCTCACTTTCTGCTTGTAACATATTCCTTCATCATACAAATTATGCAAATGTAATACAttataatttacaaaaaaaaaagaaaaaaaaaaatggtttcaaaCCTCAGTAAGAGGGAAATCAATATTAAGTAgagatcatgtatatgtatatatggatatatatacacacacacatatatatatatatatatatatatatatatatatatatatatatatgtgtgtgtgtgtgtgtgtgtgtgtgtgtgtgtgtgtgtgtgtgtgtgtttgtgtgtgcgtattatatgcacacacacacacacacacacacacacacacacacacacacacacacacacacacacacacatatatatatatatatatatatatatatatatatatatgtatatgtatatacatatatatatacatatatatacacatatatataagtctatctatatagatatatgtttatatatacttacatatatgtttaaatacattgtatatacatatatatacacacatatacatgtatagagatacatatatacatatatatacacacacatatatatatatatatatatatatatatatatatatagagagagagagagagagagagagagagagagagagagagagagagagagagagagagagagagagacagagacagagacagagacagagagagaaagagagaaatgcaaatatctatctatctatctacctatttatacatatgcatatatacatatacatatgtgtgtatgttgaacAATTAAAAGCGTAGCTGTGAAATGGGACATTTAACGCTGAAATAATGATTTTCGAAAGGAGAACCACCAGCTTAAAGGAAAACGCATTTCAGAACCAAGATAAGCAGGGAGGGCTTACCTCCCGACTCACCTTGAGGCGGACGGAAGGAAGAAGCGGCTGACGTCACCACCCTTGGAGGCTGAAGAGCGTCAACGGCCGCGCCATCTTCACTTTCTTCGGCGGAGCGGTAGCGGGCGGGTCCTTCCCTCGCGCCTTCCGATCCACACTCTCCGTTCTGGGAATTCACTTGCCTCTTGACACTGACCAGGCCCAGTCTAGGCCGTTAAACGGCGTAATACTAGAGTGGGGTAATAAATCCTCACATCCCTTGCGAAATCCTTGGAAGGCATCACCGCTTTTTACCAACTTTTCCCTCCCAGTTCTAGAGTCtattctctgccctctctctacgCCATTCATTCTACATCTCCTTACTTGACCAGAGTATTTCTGCTTTTAGAAACTTCCTTTCATACGCCCGGTTGCCCGAGGCCGCTTTCGAACATCTTCGTGAGGGATCCCTTTTATTTTCCATGTTTGAAACTTCTtacgcacatatatacccatacatctttatgcaaacacacccacccacacacacacacacatacacacacacacattctctctctctcacacagagacacacattctctctctctctctctctctctctctctctctctctctctctctctctctctctctctctctctctcacacacacacacacacacacacacacacacacacacacacacacacacacacacacacacgcacgtacacacacacattcatacccacacacaaacacgtacacacacacacacacacacatacagacacacacacacagacacacacacacacacaaacacacacacattcacccacacattcacacacacgcacacacacacgcacatgcacacacactcacacacatatatatatgcatatatacatatatacatatatacatataaacatatatacatatatatatatacatacatgtatatatacacatatgacatatatatatatatatatatatatatatatatatatatatatatatatatatatatttatgtgtgtgtgtgtgtgtgtgtgtgtatgtgtgtgtgtgtacgtatatgaatatatacatatgcatagatacatatatatatatatatatatatatatatatatatatatatatatatatatatatatatatacatgcacatgtacgtgtatatatacacatatgaatgaatgtatatgtatatatgtatatatatatatatatatatatatatatatatatatataaatatatatatatacatatatacatagagagagatacatacatacatttatatatatatatatatatatatatatatatatatatatatatatatatatatatatatatatatatatatatacacatacatacacatatatatatatatatatatatatatatatatatatatatagagagagagagagagagagagagagagagagagagagagagagagagagagagagatacatacatatatatatatatatatatatatatatatatatatatatatatatatatatatatatatatatatatatatatatatatatatatatgtgtgtgtgtgtatgtgtgtgtgtgtgtgtgtgtgtgtgtgtgtgtgtgtgtgtgtgtgtgtgtgtgtgtgtgtgtgtgtgtgcatatacacgaaAGGGAAGACCGCATTCAACTCAGTACACTGCGCTGGTGAAAAGACCAAAATTCATGTCAGTGAAAATCAAAGCATATTAACGCATGTTTCTTTGAGCTAACTAGTGCGGTTTCTAAGTTTGGTAGATATTAGGGCCTTTGGATTCCATAATACTATAAATATCTATCGAATGTCTGTCTGAACAGACATTAGctttattataaaaagaaaatacatttcggTAAGTGACTAAAGTAGTTAAAGGTATTACAGCATACCAAGGATTCTCAGATTTCGATGCCCAGCATCTTGGAGTCTTCCAGGACATTTTTCCGCCGTGAAAGCGTGCTGATGTGGCCGGGCGAGCAATGCCAGCCTATCTTTGGTTTCGGTTCTATTTGCCATAGCTGCTGCTGTAGCCGCCATGGCCGCCGCCGAAGCCTCCGTGTCCGCCGCCGTAGCCGCTGCTGAAGCCTCCATGTCCGCCGccgtagcctcctcctcctcccttgctgaAGCCGCCGCCGCCCTTGGAGCCCTTGCCGaatccgcctccgcctccgtatCCTCGGCTTCCGCCTTTCTTGGAGCCCTTGCCTAAGCCAAACAAACCGCCTCCGAATCCGCCGCCTCCCTTCTTGGATCctttgccgccgccgccgccgtatCCTCCTCCACCGTACGTAGGCATCCGCATGACGCGAATAGGCATGTAGCGGACTTGGCTgtatcctcctccgccgccgcccttCTTGGAGCCTTTGCCAAAACCGCCGCCGCCTCCGTATCCTCGGCTTCCGCCTTTCTTGGAGCCCTTGCCGAAGCCAAACAAACTGCCTCCGAATCCGCCACCGCCCTTCTTGGATCCTTTGCCGCCGCCGCCGTATCCTCCTCCACCGTACGTGGGCATCCGCATGACGGGCATGTAGCGGACTTGGCTGTATcctccgccgccaccgccgcccttCCGCTTCTGGAGCTTCTTGAAGGGATCGGCGACCGGCTCGCCGGCGGTGAACAGCGCCGAGACCACCACCAGGAGGGTGATGATCAGGCAAGACTGGAAGGAAGAAGCTCTGAATGGTCTACGTCCCGACACGAGCCATTGCTCGAACAGTTGGAACCCCAGTGGCCATGGGAGATAATGGGAAGGCAATGGTCATGCTTATAAATTcataaattaatcaatatatattacataattccCTTTTCAGAATTTAATTAGACATGATAACAATGGGAAATCATCGATGATAAAAGGCATAACCATTGAAGGGGCTCTTAAGCGTTTCAAAGTGAAAAGGACAAGATCAGTTCGAAGAAGAGATTTTATGAATCACTAATTTCGAAGCGGTTCGGCCacggagaggagaaggaacaaacaaattatgaataagaagaaacaaacgGAAAGCACTGTCTGTGCTCATATATTTGAAAgtaagcacatacacaaacgcatttatatgcattatatacatatgtatatatatacatttatatacatacatacatacatacatatatatatgtatgtatatacatagatatacatacccacatatatacagacatacatatacatagaaacatatatatgtgtgtgtataaatatatatatatatatatatatatatatatatatatatatatatgtatatatattcatatgtgtatacacatatatatgcatgtatatatacatgcatatatatatatatatatatatatatatatatatatatatatgtatgcatatgtatatatatacatacatacatatatgtacatacatacatacatatatatacacatatacatacatacatatcgatacattcatacacacacactcacacatactcacacacacacacacacacacacacatatatatatatatatatatatatatatatatatattatatatatgtgtgtgtgtgtgtgtgtgtgtgtgtgtatacatgcatatatatctgtgtatatatagacacacacacacacacacacacacacacacacacacacacacatatatatatatatatatatatatatatatatatatatatatatatatatgtgtgtgtgtgtgtgtgtgcacatatatatgtatatacatacatgtatgtatgtatatgtatacataaatatatatacgtatatgtatatatatatatatatatatatatatatatatatatatatatgtatatatgtatatatgtgtgtgtgtatatatacatatatacacatatatatacccgcatatatatatatatatatatatatatatatatatatatatatatacgcatatatatatatatatatatatatatatatatatatatatatatatatatatatatatatatatatatatatatatgtatacagacacacataaacaagcacacatacacaggaggcctatgtcctgtagtggaatgaatggctgtataagtgtgtatatgtgtgcatgcatatatatatatatatatatatatatatatatatatatatatgtatatatatatatatatatatatacatatatatatatatatatatatatatatatatatatatatgtatatatgtatatgtatatatatatatatatatatatatatatatatatatatatatatatatatacatatatgtacacacacacacacacacatgtataagtacgcgtgtgtgtttatgtgcctgtGAGTGCAGGTGCCTGTGTTTGAGTTTAGAGCCATTAGCCTATTTAAATGCAGGATGAAAACGAAATGACAATGGTTGGGATTTTCATTATACCGCAAAGAAGCATGCTTGCAGGAACTTGCGAGGCCTCGTTAACTAACGCCACTTAACAAGCCATACTTACAAACTTCATTCTAGGTCCGTGTTATCCCGCCGGCTTAGGACCTGAGCTCACTTGGACTGTGCCTGGCGAGGGCGTCCGCAACACATATATAGTCGCAGTCGTCACGAGGTGCCGGCGAGGGTCTTTACTGTGCGACGCTCGTTTGCATAGGGACTCGCCGTGACTTTCAGCCTTAAAGAGGCATCGCGCACGTAGTCGCCTCGTAGAAAAACGGAAAGTATTCTCAGCCAAGCACATTTGGCCCTGAAAGAGGCAGTAAGTGCTTCCGCCGAAGAAGCAAGGAAAGGAACCGAATATTGCGGTTTCCGAGTTCCTTTGTTATTGGCAGGATCCCGGGGTGCCATCAAGGGAAGAGAGATGCCGCCAATGGGGCAGCGCTTCCTGTTACGTTTCCATGTTCTTACTGCATAAACCAGTAAAAACAATACACAgttgcatatgtatacttatatacatccacacatacatttatatacataaatccataaatacatttatatttctacacacacacacacacacacacacatatatatatatatatatgtatatgtgtgtgtgtctatatatatacatatatatgtacacacacacacacacacacacacacacacacacacacacacacacacacacacacacacacacacacacacacatatatatatatatatatatatatatatatatatatatatatgtgtgtgtgtgtgtgtgtgtgtgtgtgtgtgtgtgtgtgtgtgtgtgtgtgcatgtatgtatttatatgtgtatatacatttatgtatgtatatcatatatctatctatctagctatacacacacacactcacatatatgtacatgtgtgtgtgtgtgtgtgtgtattaatgtgtgtgtgtgtgtgtgtgtgtgtgtatgagtgtgtttgtgtgtgtgtgtatgaatgtgtgtgtgtgtgtgtgtgtgtgtgtgtgtgtggttgtgtgtgtgtctgtgtgtgtgtttgtgggtgtgtgtgtgtgtgtatttacatgtgtgtgtgtgcgtgtatgtgcgtgtgtgtgtgtgtgtgtcagtgtatgtgtgtgtatgtgtgtgtgtgtgtgcgcgtgtgcgtgcgtatttgcatgtgtgtgggtatgaatgtgtgcgcgcacgcgtctgtgggtctgtgtgtgtgtgcatagaaaaaggaaaagcttataaacaataaataaaaaaaacaagagaatttgaagaagagaggcagagaatgcTTATTTGTTTACTCATTAGTACATCGTCCGATTTGGAGTCTGCCAGAGGTTTCTCGAAGCCCTTGGGGGCCACGGCCGGTAGATACAGGAAGGCGGACTATCAACAGATAGGCCTTTCAATCATGACAGTCATAGCGGTGAGGATGGGCGCTAGAACGCGTGGAAGGCGTGGGATTCAATAGGACATAGGGCGGGAAGGGGTGGGTCAAGGGCGCCCTTCGACCTGATGCTTTGTGGCAAGGCTTCCGGGAACGGAAGAATACCTGTTTCTACGCAATTGTATGTTGTGGGACGACATGAAGCTTACGCTGCTACATTCCCTGCGTGATCATGTATTATGGAGATGATATCAGATATGCCGATGTCAAAACGAAACCAAACCTTGTTTCTTCACTTGTATTTGGCTCACTTGATAGAATAAGAGACATGCACGCAAAATCGTACGCAACCGTAGAGTCGTCCCGTCAATATTCCTGCTTCAACTGCAGTCATGGACAGGATGGGCCTtgaaactaataacaatgactTGGTACTAATCTTCATAAAATCAACAATAGGCAAAGTAAACAATACTCATAACAACAATAGGGGCGTCCCTCATCCGCCGGGTGCAGCTCTTGAGGTAATGTGATTAGAGTACAACCATATCTTTGAAACTCTTTTAAATATTACGGACACTGAATGTCCAGGGCGGCTGAAGA
Proteins encoded in this window:
- the LOC125031865 gene encoding glycine-rich protein 23-like; the protein is MKFSCLIITLLVVVSALFTAGEPVADPFKKLQKRKGGGGGGGYSQVRYMPVMRMPTYGGGGYGGGGKGSKKGGGGFGGSLFGFGKGSKKGGSRGYGGGGGFGKGSKKGGGGGGYSQVRYMPIRVMRMPTYGGGGYGGGGGKGSKKGGGGFGGGLFGLGKGSKKGGSRGYGGGGGFGKGSKGGGGFSKGGGGGYGGGHGGFSSGYGGGHGGFGGGHGGYSSSYGK